In a single window of the Pseudopipra pipra isolate bDixPip1 chromosome 21, bDixPip1.hap1, whole genome shotgun sequence genome:
- the SLC47A2 gene encoding multidrug and toxin extrusion protein 2 isoform X2, whose product MKPENLPEENGSTKTENLPEENGEAAAAGQDNLTPGSCEKKRHWIQRLVPDNFWEDVKKLLVLAGPLILIQLLIFLIHLVSSIFCGHLGKVELASVTLAIAVINVTAISVGYGLTSACDTLISQTYGSKNLLRVGVILQRATIIILLCCFPCCAILINIEQLMLLIRQDPEVSRLTQHYVMAFVPALPAVFLYNLETRYLQNQMIMWPLVLSGVIGNIVNVAANCIFLYVFHFGITGSAWSNTVAQYSQAIFLFLYIIGRKLHVKTWGGWSSECLLEWDSFTSLAIPSMLMMCIEWWTYEIGSFLIGLLSVVELSAQSIIYEVSVVAFMIPLGLGTAASVQVGNALGAGDFETAKRSSTTSLLCTGAFCIAVGIILASTKNVLGYIFTKDKEIADLVAWVMPVYVVFHLFEATTGACAGVLRGIGKQKFGAILNAVCYYGVGLPLAAVLLFVAKIGVIGLWLSMLACVFILCTCFIIYISRMDWKKAAEKREWMCRPTLCSQASPGGRARRTSWSSRKPLLPSPLGPPLWSPRG is encoded by the exons atgaAGCCGGAGAACCTTCCTGAGGAGAATGGCAGCACGAAGACAGAGAACCTCCCCGAGGAGAACGGTGAGGCAGCGGCCGCCGGCCAGGACAATCTCACACCCGGGAGCTGTGAGAAGAAACGCCACTGGATTCAGCGCCTGGTCCCAGATAACTTCTGGGAGGACGTGAagaagctgctggtgctggcGGGGCCGCTG ATCCTGATCCAGCTGCTGATCTTCCTGATACACCTCGTTAGCTCCATATTCTGTGGCCACCTGGGCAAGGTTGAGCTGGCCTCCGTCACGCTGGCCATCGCT GTTATAAATGTTACTGCCATCTCTGTAGGTTATGGTCTGACTTCAGCATGTGACACCTTGATATCACAG ACCTATGGCAGCAAGAACCTGCTGCGGGTGGGGGTGATCCTGCAGCGTGCCaccatcatcatcctcctctgctgcttcccttgCTGTGCCATCCTCATCAACATCGAGCAGCTAATGCTCCTCATCCGGCAGGACCCCGAGGTCTCCAG GTTAACCCAGCACTATGTGATGGCATTTGTCCCTGCTCTCCCG GCGGTTTTCCTGTATAACCTGGAGACAAGATACCTGCAGAACCAG ATGATCATGTGGCCGCTGGTGCTGAGTGGAGTCATCGGCAACATCGTCAATGTGGCTGCAAACTGCATCTTCCTCTACGTGTTCCACTTCGGCATCAC GGGCTCTGCCTGGTCCAACACCGTTGCTCAGTACTCGCAAGCCATTTTCTTGTTCCTGTACATCATAGGCAGGAAACTCCACGTGAAGACCTGGGGAG gctgGTCCAGCGAGTGCCTGCTGGAGTGGGACAGCTTCACCTCCCTGGCCATCCCCAGCATGCTCATGATGTGCATTGAGTGGTGGACCTACGAAATCGGGAGCTTCTTGATAG GCCTGCTGAGCGTTGTCGAACTCTCCGCCCAGTCCATCATCTATGAGGTGTCTGTCGTTGCTTTCATG ATCCCCCTGGGGCTCGGCACAGCTGCCAGTGTGCAGGTGGGGAATGCTCTGGGTGCTGGAGACTTCGAGACAGCCAAGAGATCCTCCACCACcagcctgctctgcacag GGGCGTTCTGCATAGCCGTGGGGATCATTTTAGCCTCCACGAAGAACGTGCTGGGATACATCTTCACCAAGGACAA GGAGATCGCTGACTTGGTGGCATGGGTCATGCCTGTCTATGTTGTCTTCCACTTGTTTGAAGCCACAACT ggtgCCTGTGCGGGGGTGCTCAGAGGCATCGGGAAGCAGAAGTTTGGAGCCATCCTGAACGCCGTGTGCTACTATGGTGTGGGCCTGCCCCTGGCAGCTGTACTGCTCTTTGTGGCCAAGATCGGCGTCATAG GCCTGTGGCTCAGCATGCTCGCCTGTGTCTTCATCCTCTGCACCTGCTTCATCATCTACATCTCCCGCATGGACTGGAAGAAAGCAGCTGAGAAG CGGGAGTGGATGTGCAGACCGACGTTGTGCTCACAGGCATCACCAGGAGGGAGGGCTCGACGTACCAGCTGGAGCTCCAGGAAGCCACTTCTACCATCTCCTCTCGGGCCACCCCTGTGGTCACCAAGGGGCTGA
- the SLC47A1 gene encoding multidrug and toxin extrusion protein 1 encodes MAAGVAVRCLRGARSLLPAGARRECCELARLAGPVFLSQLLGFLISVVSSIFCGHLGKAELDAVSLAVSVINVTGTSIGSGLASACDTLMTQMYGSKNLKQVGTILQRGTLILLLCCFPCWALFVNTEQILLLIRQDPEVSRLTQVYVMIFIPALPAAFLYQLLTRYLLSQAIILPQVLTGIAANILNVAMNAFFLYALKLGMVGSAWANTVSQYTQAILLFLYMWWKKIHVKTWGGWSRDCLLDWGSFIWLAVPSMIMMCIEWWTFEIGGFLAGLLSVVELGAQSIIYELACAAYTVPLGISVAASVRVGNALGSGDVVQAKTSCITALLCTGVFAVLVATLLGSLRGVVGYIYTNDKEIINLVSKVMIIFGPFHLFDATAGTCGGVLRGTGKQKLGAIANAIGYYTLGLPIGVSLMFAAKMGVLGLWVGMIICISVQALSFLAFVIRMDWKKAAEEAQVRTGTKVQLEDVNSNGTAANKTSAVDYTSVDTDTVDTVALPENIVVGERQPDHELITQEEPVVVVVPAPRAMAWRALILRRVLAAAAAVAVLLVGILVRLLTGNG; translated from the exons ATGGCGGCGGGGGTGGCCGTGCGGTGCCTGCGGGGCGCCCGGAGCCTCCTGCCCGCGGGCGCCCGACGGGAGTGCTGCGAGCTGGCCCGGCTGGCGGGGCCCGTG ttcctctcccagctgctggggTTCCTGATCAGCGTGGTCAGCTCCATCTTCTGTGGCCACCTGGGGAAAGCTGAGCTGGATGCCGTGTCACTGGCTGTGTCC GTTATCAACGTGACAGGCACCTCCATCGGGTCTGGTTTAGCCTCAGCATGTGACACTCTGATGACCCAG ATGTATGGCAGCAAGAACCTGAAGCAGGTGGGCACCATCCTGCAGCGGGGCaccctcatcctgctgctgtgctgcttccctTGCTGGGCACTCTTCGTCAACACTGAGCAAATCCTCCTGCTCATCCGACAGGACCCCGAGGTCTCCAG GTTAACTCAGGTCTACGTGATGATCTTCATTCCAGCACTTCCT GCGGCGTTTCTGTACCAGCTGCTGACAAGATATTTACTAAGTCAG GCGATCATTCTGCCTCAGGTGTTGACCGGGATTGCAGCCAACATCCTCAACGTGGCCATGAACGCCTTCTTCCTCTATGCACTGAAGCTGGGCATGGT GGGCTCTGCTTGGGCTAACACTGTTTCTCAGTACACCCAGgccatcctcctcttcctttacATGTGGTGGAAGAAGATCCATGTGAAGACCTGGGGAG GTTGGAGCAGGGACTGCCTCCTGGACTGGGGCTCCTTCATctggctggcagtgcccagcaTGATCATGATGTGCATTGAGTGGTGGACCTTTGAGATTGGGGGCTTCTTGGCTG GGCTGCTCAGTGTGGTGGAGCTGGGTGCACAATCCATCATCTACGAGCTCGCCTGTGCCGCCTACACG GTGCCTCTGGGCATCAGCGTGGCTGCGAGTGTCAGGGTGGGCAATGCCTTGGGATCGGGGGATGTGGTGCAAGCCAAGACCTCCTGCATCACTGCACTGCTGTGCACAG gagtTTTTGCTGTGCTGGTTGCAACCTTACTGGGAAGCCTAAGGGGTGTGGTGGGATACATCTACACCAATGACAA GGAGATCATTAACTTGGTGTCCAAAGTGATGATCATTTTTGGTCCGTTCCACTTGTTTGATGCGACAGCA GGGACCTGCGGGGGAGTGCTGCGGGGCACCGGGAAGCAGAAGCTGGGTGCCATCGCCAACGCCATCGGATATTACACCCTGGGCCTGCCCATCGGCGTCTCACTGATGTTTGCAGCCAAGATGGGGGTCTTGG GTCTGTGGGTTGGGATGATCATTTGCATCTCTGTGCAAGCCCTTTCCTTCTTGGCTTTTGTCATCCGCATGGATTGGAAGAAAGCTGCAGAGGAG GCTCAAGTCCGAACTGGAACAAAAGTACAACTGGAAGATGTGAACTCCAATGGCACAGCTGCTAACAAAACATCTGCTGTGG ATTACACCTCTGTTGACACGGACACCGTGGACACCGTGGCCCTGCCTGAAAACATCGTGGTGGGCGAGAGGCAACCTGACCACGAGCTCATCACACAGGAGGAGCCCGTTGTTGTTGTTGTCCCTGCTCCTCGTGCCATGGCGTGGAGGGCCCTGATCCTCCGCcgtgtgctggctgctgctgctgctgtggctgtccTGCTGGTGGGCATCCTGGTCCGGCTCCTGACTGGCAATGGCTAG
- the LOC135425554 gene encoding aldehyde dehydrogenase family 3 member A2-like yields MERIEKVVRQARAAFNSGRSRSLEFRIQQLKALERMVKEKEKEIMAALHADLHKSGPTVYNTEILSVLGELTLAMEKLPSWAAPQHLKKNLLTMRDEVFVNFEPLGVVLIIGAWNYPFVLVMHPLIGAIAAGNAVVVKPSEVSENTAQLVADLLPQYLDQELYPVVTGGAPETTELLTQRFDHILYTGNSGVGKIVMAAAAKHLTPVTLELGGKNPCYIDKDCDLAVACRRITWGKYTNCGQICIAPDYILCDPSIQSQVVENIKATLLEFYGEDVKSSPDYERIVNKRHFKRVVGLLEGQKIAHGGESDEASCFIAPTILTDVSPDSKVMEEEIFGPVLPIVTVKSVEEAIEFINCREKPLALYVFSNNKKLIRRVISETSSGGMTANDVLMHMVVPDLPFGGVGHSGMGAYHGRCSFETFSHRRTCLIRDLKLDVLNKMRYPPVSQERMDVAKFVLLKHCSDCRVGQFLSALLGAVKAVMAKIFSP; encoded by the exons ATGGAGAGGATTGAGAAGGTCGTGAGGCAGGCGAGAGCCGCCTTCAACTCGGGCCGGAGCCGCTCGCTGGAGTTCAGGATACAGCAGCTGAAGGCCCTGGAGCGGATggtgaaggagaaggagaaggagatcATGGCAGCCCTCCATGCAGATCTGCACAAG AGTGGGCCCACTGTGTACAACACTGAGATCCTGAGCGTGCTGGGGGAGCTGACCCTGGCCATGGAGAAGCTGCCGTCCTGGGCAGCCCCTCAGCATCTGAAGAAGAACCTGTTGACAATGAGGGATGAGGTCTTCGTCAACTTTGAGCCTCTGGGAGTGGTGCTGATCATTGGGGCCTGGAACTACCCCTTTGTCCTGGTCATGCATCCTCTGATCGGGGCCATTGCAGCAG GCAATGCTGTGGTGGTGAAGCCGTCGGAGGTGAGCGAGAACACGGCTCAGCTGGTGGCTGATCTCCTCCCCCAGTACCTGGACCAG GAGCTGTACCCTGTGGTCACTGGAGGAGCTCCTGAGACAACAGAGCTGCTCACCCAGAGGTTTGATCACATCCTCTACACTGGCAACTCTGGAGTAGGCAAAATTgtgatggcagcagctgccaagCACCTGACACCCGTCACCCTGGAGCTGGGTGGGAAAAACCCCTGCTACATCGACAAGGATTGTGACCTGGCTGTCGCCTGCAG GCGAATAACATGGGGGAAGTACACGAACTGTGGGCAAATCTGCATTGCCCCAGACTACATCCTCTGTGACCCATCCATCCAGAGCCAGGTGGTGGAGAACATCAAGGCAACTCTGCTG GAATTCTATGGGGAGGACGTGAAGTCGTCTCCGGATTATGAAAGGATCGTCAACAAGCGTCACTTCAAGAGAGTCGTGGGCTTGCTGGAAGGGCAGAAGATCGCTCACGGGGGAGAGAGTGATGAGGCCTCCTGCTTCATAG CACCGACCATCCTGACGGACGTTTCCCCGGATTCCAAGGTGATGGAGGAGGAAATCTTTGGACCTGTCCTGCCCATTGTGACCGTGAAGAGCGTAGAGGAAGCCATTGAGTTCATCAACTGTCGGGAGAAGCCCCTTGCCTTGTATGTCTTCTCCAACAACAAGAAG CTGATCAGACGGGTGATATCAGAGACCTCCAGTGGTGGCATGACAGCCAATGACGTCCTCATGCACATGGTGGTTCCGGATCTGCCCTTTGGTGGTGTGG GTCACAGCGGGATGGGAGCCTACCATGGCAGGTGCAGCTTCGAGACCTTCTCCCACCGCCGCACCTGCTTGATCAGGGACCTGAAGCTGGACGTTCTGAACAAAATGCGGTACCCACCTGTCAGCCAGGAGAGGATGGATGTGGCCAAGTTCGTCCTCCTGAAGCATTGTAGCGACTGCCGAGTGGGACAGTTCCtctctgccctgctgggggctgtgaAAGCAGTGATGGCAAAG ATATTCTCCCCCTGA
- the SLC47A2 gene encoding multidrug and toxin extrusion protein 2 isoform X1: protein MKPENLPEENGSTKTENLPEENGEAAAAGQDNLTPGSCEKKRHWIQRLVPDNFWEDVKKLLVLAGPLILIQLLIFLIHLVSSIFCGHLGKVELASVTLAIAVINVTAISVGYGLTSACDTLISQTYGSKNLLRVGVILQRATIIILLCCFPCCAILINIEQLMLLIRQDPEVSRLTQHYVMAFVPALPAVFLYNLETRYLQNQMIMWPLVLSGVIGNIVNVAANCIFLYVFHFGITGSAWSNTVAQYSQAIFLFLYIIGRKLHVKTWGGWSSECLLEWDSFTSLAIPSMLMMCIEWWTYEIGSFLIGLLSVVELSAQSIIYEVSVVAFMIPLGLGTAASVQVGNALGAGDFETAKRSSTTSLLCTGAFCIAVGIILASTKNVLGYIFTKDKEIADLVAWVMPVYVVFHLFEATTGACAGVLRGIGKQKFGAILNAVCYYGVGLPLAAVLLFVAKIGVIGLWLSMLACVFILCTCFIIYISRMDWKKAAEKAQRRAGVTQPPPEDPNLGPEPSCKELPPDVGSAPQPHTYLPARAVLGSVAGVDVQTDVVLTGITRREGSTYQLELQEATSTISSRATPVVTKGLIIRRGLAVAAAVAVLALGIAVKLMTSKH, encoded by the exons atgaAGCCGGAGAACCTTCCTGAGGAGAATGGCAGCACGAAGACAGAGAACCTCCCCGAGGAGAACGGTGAGGCAGCGGCCGCCGGCCAGGACAATCTCACACCCGGGAGCTGTGAGAAGAAACGCCACTGGATTCAGCGCCTGGTCCCAGATAACTTCTGGGAGGACGTGAagaagctgctggtgctggcGGGGCCGCTG ATCCTGATCCAGCTGCTGATCTTCCTGATACACCTCGTTAGCTCCATATTCTGTGGCCACCTGGGCAAGGTTGAGCTGGCCTCCGTCACGCTGGCCATCGCT GTTATAAATGTTACTGCCATCTCTGTAGGTTATGGTCTGACTTCAGCATGTGACACCTTGATATCACAG ACCTATGGCAGCAAGAACCTGCTGCGGGTGGGGGTGATCCTGCAGCGTGCCaccatcatcatcctcctctgctgcttcccttgCTGTGCCATCCTCATCAACATCGAGCAGCTAATGCTCCTCATCCGGCAGGACCCCGAGGTCTCCAG GTTAACCCAGCACTATGTGATGGCATTTGTCCCTGCTCTCCCG GCGGTTTTCCTGTATAACCTGGAGACAAGATACCTGCAGAACCAG ATGATCATGTGGCCGCTGGTGCTGAGTGGAGTCATCGGCAACATCGTCAATGTGGCTGCAAACTGCATCTTCCTCTACGTGTTCCACTTCGGCATCAC GGGCTCTGCCTGGTCCAACACCGTTGCTCAGTACTCGCAAGCCATTTTCTTGTTCCTGTACATCATAGGCAGGAAACTCCACGTGAAGACCTGGGGAG gctgGTCCAGCGAGTGCCTGCTGGAGTGGGACAGCTTCACCTCCCTGGCCATCCCCAGCATGCTCATGATGTGCATTGAGTGGTGGACCTACGAAATCGGGAGCTTCTTGATAG GCCTGCTGAGCGTTGTCGAACTCTCCGCCCAGTCCATCATCTATGAGGTGTCTGTCGTTGCTTTCATG ATCCCCCTGGGGCTCGGCACAGCTGCCAGTGTGCAGGTGGGGAATGCTCTGGGTGCTGGAGACTTCGAGACAGCCAAGAGATCCTCCACCACcagcctgctctgcacag GGGCGTTCTGCATAGCCGTGGGGATCATTTTAGCCTCCACGAAGAACGTGCTGGGATACATCTTCACCAAGGACAA GGAGATCGCTGACTTGGTGGCATGGGTCATGCCTGTCTATGTTGTCTTCCACTTGTTTGAAGCCACAACT ggtgCCTGTGCGGGGGTGCTCAGAGGCATCGGGAAGCAGAAGTTTGGAGCCATCCTGAACGCCGTGTGCTACTATGGTGTGGGCCTGCCCCTGGCAGCTGTACTGCTCTTTGTGGCCAAGATCGGCGTCATAG GCCTGTGGCTCAGCATGCTCGCCTGTGTCTTCATCCTCTGCACCTGCTTCATCATCTACATCTCCCGCATGGACTGGAAGAAAGCAGCTGAGAAG GCTCAGCGCCGTGCAGGAGTGACCCAGCCACCACCTGAGGATCCAAACCTGGGCCCTGAACCCTCCTGCAAGGAGCTTCCTCCTGATGTGGGatcagccccccagccccacacttACCTCCCTGCCAGAGCGGTGTTGGGGAGTGTTG CGGGAGTGGATGTGCAGACCGACGTTGTGCTCACAGGCATCACCAGGAGGGAGGGCTCGACGTACCAGCTGGAGCTCCAGGAAGCCACTTCTACCATCTCCTCTCGGGCCACCCCTGTGGTCACCAAGGGGCTGATCATCCGGCGTGGgctggcagtggctgcagccGTCGCTGTGCTCGCGCTCGGCATCGCCGTAAAACTGATGACCAGCAAACACTGA